A region of the Antedon mediterranea chromosome 4, ecAntMedi1.1, whole genome shotgun sequence genome:
taccctagtataatcccaccaagtgactcccaggagcaatccgccattttctcataaatacagtatcaaatttcactataatacaaaaaatcgtaattgagttacactcagatttaaaagatgagggctgagtaaacataaccagcggtcctactctcacttatactggacaactaaggaggtaccctagtataatcccaccaagtgacttccaggagcaatccgccgttttctcacaaatacagtatcaaatttcactataatattaaaaaatcgtaattgagttacactcagatttaaaagatgagggctgagtaaacaagaccagcggtcctactctaacttatactagacaactaaggaggtaccctagtataatcccaccgagtgacttccaggagcaatccgccgttttctcacaaatacagtaccaaatttcactataatatttaaaatcgtaattgagttacactcagatttaaaagatgaggtctgagtaaacaggaccagcggtcctactctaacttatactggacgactaaggaggtaccctagtataatcccaccaagtgactcccaggagcaatccgccattttctcacaaatacagtatcaaatttcactatataaaaaatcgtaattgagttacactcagatttaaaagatgagggctgagtaaacaggaccagcggtcctactctaacttatactggacgattaaggaggtcccctagtataatcccaccacgtgactcccaggagcaatccgccattttctcacaaatacagtatcaaatttcactataatattaaagatcgtaattgagttacactcagatttaaaagatgagggctgagtaaacaggaccaatggttctactctaacttatattggatgactaaggaggtaccctagtataatcccaccaagtgactccgaggagcaatccgccattttctcacaaatacagtatcaaattttactataatattaaaaatcgtaattgagttacactcagatttaaaagttgagggctgagtaaacgggacaagtggtcccaccctaacttatactggacgactaaggaggtaccctagtataatcccaccaattgactcccaggagcaatccgccattttctcacaaatacagtatcaaatttcactataatattaaaaatcgtaattgagttacactcagatttaaaagatgagggctgagtaaacaagaccagcggtcctactctaacttatactggacgactaaggaggtaccctagtataataatcccaccaagtgactcccaggagcaatccgccattttctcacaaatacagtatcaaatttcactatataaaaaattgtaattgagttacactcagatttaaaagatgagggctgagtaaacgggaccagcggtcctactctaacttatactggacgattaaggaggtccattagtataatcccaccaagtgaatcccaggagcaatccgccattttctcacaaatacagtatcaaatttcactataatattaaaaatcgtaattgagttacactcagatttaaaagatgagggctgagtaaacagggccagcggtcctactctaacttatactggacgactaaggaggtacccaagtataatcccaccaagtgactcccaggagcaatcttccattttctcacaaatacagtatcaaatttcactataatattaaaaatcgtaattgagttacactcagatttaaaagatgagggctgagtaaacaggaccagtggtcctactctaacttatactggacgactaaggaggtactctagtataatcccaccaagtgactcccaggagcaatccgccattttctcacaaatacagtatcaaatttcactataatattaaaaatcgtaattgagttacactcagatttaaaagatgagggctgagtaaacaggaccagtggtcctactctaacttatactggacgactaaggaggtaccctggtataatcccaccaagtgactcccaggagcaatccgccattttctcacaaatacagtatcaaatttcactatataaaaaatcgtaattgagttacactcagatttaaaagatgagggctgagtaaacgggactagtggtcccaccctaacttatactggacgactaaggaggtaccctagtataatctcaccaagtgactcccaggagcaatccgccattttctcacaaatacaatatcaaatttcactatgatattaaaaatcgtaattgagttacactcagatttaaaagatgagggctaagtaaacaggaccagcggtcctactctaacttatactggacgactaaggaggtaccctagtataatcccaccaagtgactcccaggagcaatccgccattttctcacaaatattgaATTTCTAATACTATAAAAACCTTAAGCAAtactgaaaatgtaaaaaaatacacaaacggcgtttcatagttattgtcggctggaaaaaataaaagtgggctggcttattgtcgGCTGGCTTATTGTCGGCTAGCTTGACACAAGCTCTCTCGAGTCAggaaaaaagtaaataataaaggACGTCCCCTATAGTTAGTTGTTATAGAAACGTAAATACGCTGGCTTGGTTTCGCTATGACAACAGTTACACATCAGTGATTCTGTTGTGTTTTCTCACTAAAAAGAAAGTGTGGCGCATGTTTTTATCGTCCTGAACAGTTATTGAAAAATGAATACAAAGTTACAGTCAAATAAAGCATTAAATCCGAACTACACAGGAATACCACGCAGATATGAAGACACTAAACCAGTGCAGACACAAGCTTTTACCCACAGTAGTATACTAGGTGAGTGAGTGCTTTTGTTTTGGGCATGATCCTAGCTAGCTAGCCctctctagctagctagggccaggcctGTCTAAGtatctaggtaggcctaggcctagtagttagCCCGGCCCTACAGTCTACTGtactagcctagctacagtagCTCTAGCTAGACTATCTAGGTAGGCCAttctagcctagggcctactaCAGTACACTATATAGCTAGCTAGACCTTTCTAGTATCTATagctatctaggcctactagagggGCCTACtgtctaggctaggctagaatAGATAATTAGGCTTAGGGTACCTGTATGTAGTGTAGGAAAGAACAATAGACAGATATTAATATtcttttactgtatattaacatATTATAGACCTACCTAggctattataaataataatataaattttttttttcagatattgGCCAATCAATTCATACAAGATGGGAACGAGATGCATTTTCTGAAAGAGAAGCTGCCATCAGAGCGACAGAAGACTCTGTATGGGCCGAGGGAGAGAGGTTAAAAAATGCAGAAATACACAAAGTTCAACTAAGATGTGGTCAAGAAAAAGAACAAGCATTAAAAGATTTACAATCTCAACATGAATGGGATTTTAAGGTACAGAACAGTAGCCTAATAGTATGTTCAGGTGGATAACACTTTTTAATGCCAAATATGGAACACATTGAAtctaaatgaataaatgtgaaaaaaagtttttcaatcaaatacagtttttttttacaatttttattaaaaaaacctgttcacataggcctatactaaataAAACTTATGGGACCTGGACAATAGTAGTCATTTAAAGATAGCACTGGGAAAATCAGAAGATGGGAAATTATTAAGAAGATTGAGAAATAAGTAGAAAGacagaaataaaaacaacacaattgatgtattattaattatattgatgTGTACAAAATGTTCATTAGGTTATTCTTAATCAAATTCTTTTCAGGAAGAAGCATTGCGAATAGAAGGAGAGATGCAGAAAATGACAATAGAGCAAGTAAGAGCAGAACGAGAATCTGGAGAGGAACAATTGCGCAAGACAGTTGAAAAGTTAAAGACAGAATGTGAAGAGGAGAAAATAAAAGCTGTGCAGTGTGCAAGAGAGGAAGAAAAGAATTTGGCTGCTAAAGAGGCAGCAAGGGTTGCCATGTAAGAGATAGTATTGTCTACTGTATTCCACAACATGTACTGTACAAGCAGTGGCGTAACAGCTAGAGTATGGTGAGAGCTCACTGACTAAACCCAGCTTATGGCTTCCTGAACAATGCCCAGAgtaaaaacaggcattaaaatatgttgaggCCTCCTGCATTGGAGGGCCACTAATAGACACTGGTGGGTTTCCTGGTGCGATATTTATGTCCATCACATTGCATAACAATGTTTACAAAACAATTTGGTGTGCAATAGTACttttaattattgaaatatgaaatcaaTGCACACTAAATCATACACTTCTAGGTGTGTTAAtagagtaaataaataataacaactaTAAAATTTACTCCTGACACTTtttatattcaaaattttttttcaaattttagaGTGGTTGCCAAGAACACAGAAAAGGCTGCAAAGGAAGCTGCAAACGACAACGAAAATGCACTGAAGGACCTCGACAAGAAACTAACAGATGAAAAAACAAAAGCCGTTTCTGAGACACAGAAAATAGAGAGGCAAACAGCTGCAACAGAAATGCAAAAATTGAAACAGTTACACGCCAAAGAAATCGCAAAATTGGAAGAGAAACTTAGCAAGGAAGAAAAAGCGCACAAATCAACAGACAATGAACTGGAACAAATGACCAAAGAAAAAGACTCATGGGTGAAAAAGTACACTGGCTTAAAGGATTCTTATCAGCTTTTTATAGATGAAACAAAAGGATTTTGCCCAGGGCAGGCAGATTTCTTGCTTGAGTAATCGGTGTGCTTTCTTTTTTAAGTATTTGTTTATATGCCAAAGTATCTTTCAGCATTTGTCTTTTCATAGAacacacaatttttttttctaataaaaatGTGCTTATCATAATCTGCGTAGTCTACAGGTATGTATTTCCAGTGGGTAGATAGAGGGTAGACAATTTTGTCCCCACAGTGCAGTTCGTCCTTTGTTTATCTTTCAAAAACAAAAGTTCACAATTTATGTAGCAAATGCACAAAGATTTCTTTACATTTTGTAGTATGATGTGCCATAATTTAACATGAATATGAAGATATTCAGTCTTTCGTGTGCTTATTTTGCTTTTGTGCACATTGCTCAGTATTACTCAAGTTATTAACTGTCAGAATGATCAGCTTTTTTCGCTTGTACAGATTTTTATCGTTGCTTGTGCTATTGAcaaaactaatttatttttccGGGTCAACCTTCATTTTTGTAACGAATTTATAAAAGAAtgttgaaattaaatatataaataaataagtgttTCTTATGTTTTCTATACGTTTTTAATCAACTGAATATTCATTAAGGATTATTATTAGCATTACTAGAGCTAGTAAAACAGAATTATTTAAAGGCATATTGACCTCTAGAAACTCGCAGAAGTAAAATGTATGCTCAAGGAGTTAGTGgcataacggctatgagcgctcactggctaaacccattgtatttttatgagacaaaataaattaaatgaaatgaaacccAGAGCTTAAGGGACCTCTGATCAGAGCTCAGGGGAAACAACAGGCTTGAAACTGAGCTCAGAGTAAACAACAGGCTTAAAAATATCCCAGAACTCCAGCGTTGCAGGGCCACTAAGGGGTTTTTAAACCAGGGCCTAATGTCTCTGTGCTACACCACTGCAAGAAACCCTGGggtaaaaataatgaaataatttcaataattaacttttttatttccatgacggaaattattttattgctataaatagaaataaacaaTTCATTAACATATTTGATAATTTGGTTTAAtctgtacatttttttaaattttaagctGTAGAGCAGCATACAACTATTGTTTCAAtgacaaaattataattagataaaaatatataaatacataattaaattaGAGAAAATGTGCAGTAAAAATATAAAGCCAATAACTTTTGCCGCCAGCAACTTTAGAGCTTTTAACGCTTATTCGATATTTACACACATTACGTTTACAGTTATATTAACAATACTTATAAATAGTGTGTGACAAAATATGGTAGCAGAATTTTCATAtcaaatattgaaattaaaaactaCAAATTTAACTACGGTAGGAATCTTTTTTATATTAGCTACTTTGAGTGCACAGCATTTATATGATCCAGTCAGAAACATGGATTACACTGCACTAATGTATGCTCCTGCAACGGCCAATGCTAATTACCAACAAGACATTTGTATTAGAGAAGCTTTTTATTTGCGAGAACAATCAATCAGATTtctgataaatatatttaatattttaatgcctcgttattcaattattattgGGTTGTGTGTTCATTCTCGTTGGCCCCTTATTTtcagtacagtacattacaaAAGCGGCAATACATGATATGTTTTTAGATACTGTAGTTATACCAACCTTGATTGCAAATTTTCCTCCCTTtcataaaatcaaaatggtactgtgggtatgatcaactagtcatccatttaTTGAAAGTACTGTACTGATGCCAATCTGCGGTGACTGTTGATTGGACCCGGACACCAGACTTACTTTGACTTTTAGTTGACACAAGATTGGTTAGGAAAAATTATGTCAcctttaatttcaaatatgggCAGGGTATAAACGTTAAACAATTTGATTACTACATAGAGTATATCTATCAATATCACTTAACGATTTATTATGTTGAACTTTCTTTGCCCCACCGGGTGCCTTGATGTCCCTACTACTAAATGTCAGATCACTTCCTGTTAAAGAAATTGAACTATCTGAAGGGACTAGGCCTGGTGACTGGGGGTCAGGATATAGGTTTGGGGCACTTTGAGATGCTTCCCTGTTCAGGGTTGAGTGCGCTTTGTTTGTTTGTGGTTCATCTAGTTTGTAATCTTTAACATACTGACAGCCTTTTCCGAGTAAAACGATGCTGATTAAAATCTTCAGTAATGTAATGCTGTAAATGAAAATGCTGCTTTTCAGTATAAAAATATGGTGAACGTCTTTATTATAGTAGGTTTATAAttgttgtatatttatataaattcatttttcttatactacagtaatatttctttttaaatgtcatCGGTTTGTTACATTgtctatttatatttttctataaatcTATCATCTCATTAATGTTTCACAGTTCTATATTATTCCTATAAATTGTCGGTttcatttgtatttatatttacatcTATCAAGCACCGATTCTGTTTAATTTTCATTGGCTTGTTACATGCATTTTTCTATTTAGTTTAAGTTGTCGTATATTATGGCTTTTCCTGTTAATAAATGGGAAGGATAAGATTAAGTGTTTCAAgcgtttcaatttaaaaattgcttTATTCGAACCTAGCAGCAAATTTACTAGACAATTGCTGGATAAAAACTAAACCTCATTTTAGATTTAAGGCCAATATACACAGAAGAGCGGTAATGGTAAGCGGAAAAACCAAATAGCTTGTTccatgtagaatctgtatctatcctgagcgggaACTGCCGTCCGCTCCGTATTTTGTGTAAATAGTCAtaaagaataacatagattctatattttgtattaccgttactgctcgtctgtgcAAATTGGCCTTAGTGAGTAGATTTGTTTTACAGTTACAAGATCGAAcactggaccttgggattgaaATATAAGCATGCATACAaccaagctacaactccactaAAGTAAAGTATTTAGTTTTCTGTTAGTTAGTTCAAAAAACTATAATCTTAAATGTTAGTGGaggttattaataataatattatctttgTTATCTGTGAActgaataaaaacaacaatttaccTTATGTAGGAaagaatgatgatgataactgATATGAATCCGCTCATTTTAAATGACTGGGTGAAGATACGTATTCcctaaaattgtaaataaaatttttttaatttaggtGTATATTTCACTCAACTAATCTATATACAGAATGTAATACACACAAACAAGCAATGAAATACATGACACTATGTGTTtcatacaaataaacattaaaaaaaaaaattaaatataatcaaGATTTGTAATGTCATCATACGAATTAATCAACACAACAACAAAGTGAAGAATCATCatcaaaaaaaaagttttttcgatgCGACCAAACAATTTTAAGGGGTAAACTCAAACTGATTGTGAATGCATTTGTAATATAGTTCATTAcatatacataaaaaacataaattctaGGAACTTACCAATGCTGCAATAGGCAATGGAATGAACCCCCATTCGTCTGAATTTTACCGATACCGATTGTGAATGCATTTGTAACATAGTTCATAAcatatacataaaaaacataaattctaGGAACTTACCAATGCTGCAATTGGCAATGGAATGAACCCCATTCGTCTGGACACCAAGTCTGTGTGATCTGAATAAGCCTAAATAAAAAACCGGGGGAAATTGATCATTGATAAGGGGTATTTCTATCTGGGAACAACATCTTTAATGCATTATTAATTACACTAGTACAGTGtactaaaacaaataatataaaatatttaaaatacatgatAAAAAGAATACTCACTGTCTTTTTTCTACTTGATACCAAATCATTTGCTAAACTTGCACGATATTCTAGATAAACCTGTAAGAAAAACAAGAACaaattaatacttttttttatttatatagttatcATATTGCAAAGCCAAAACTgttgtaaaaaaacaattacctCGGCTGAAATACAGTTAAATTTGGTAATGAATGCATGTTTAACCCAGTCTACCAAAACCTCTGCCGCCAGCACCAAGATTATGTCCGGTATTAGCTGTTTGAAATGTTCTGAAATttcaagaaaaacaaattgtatgtGCTAGAAAACAGGCAGTAAGAGAGAGATTCTACAATTCTAAAATGTAGGTCAGGCTCAAGTACATCATTTAAACTTACCTGGATTCCAGGAAAATTCTGTCATGTTTCTGAGAACGACAATTGACAATAACACCAGGTAGTGGTAGCGCTCGCGTATGTCAGCACAAGACATCTGGTATAAATTACGCTTTTCAAATTTCTTGAATACGCTTCCTTTCAACTCAACAAACTGTAccaaaataaaaagtttatataaataatttgaaaatcaaaagtGATTTACACAAATGACTACACATCAACAGTGAGTTACACATGATTGTGTAAAAGAGTACTAACATGAAATACATACAGAATATCAAGTTACACAAAAACCAATAGATGCattgattatgtttaaataacatggagtagtataaaactgactccaaataataataagaggcaagccatgattcaacgtttcaatctttatttgatcatcaggAATGAACAATAATTCCAAAGGCAGACATTTATAACTACAGTCTATTCAatgagatataaacaattagcCATACAGGGTGTTACaaagaaaatcaaaacaaaaggCAGTAGATAcacaagtaaatatcagataAACAATTTTAGCTCTTTTGATTCTCTCAAACCACAATTCAATGGATGGCTGGTTGCTGTAAATGGCTTAGGCCTCTTTGAGTAATAAATAACACCAATTATTGGagctgttatattatatttacgTTTGGATAAATTAATACTTTAAATTTAACTGGCAAGTTCTCTTTAAGCAAAGtgtaaaatatagttaaaatgttcacatttaaaTCCTCCATGttgtgaattaaaaaaaatgtagagtACCACTCTACCTTCAGTTCAACTAAAGAAATTTGGACAAGGTATAATCAGAATAGTGTAAAGTTTCTTTATCATGCACATACATTGTGACCAATGACTTCATGTCCTATCTGAAGGACAaggtaatttgcataaaatagcTGGCACAGACTTACATTGTTGGACATCATGATGGTGAGGAGAGCTTTTGTGTGTGAATTAAATGCCACATTCAATGTAGTAGCCTGGAATAAGACTAAGACAGCATGTAAaactgaaaattaaattaaggtATTTAACTTTAAAGAGACAGATGGGATGAAGCAGTAATGAATGAGGCTCAGCACAGTCAAACCCTCTATGTCATTTTACTAATGCAATTAAGTCAACCGTGTCgatagaaattaataaattataagcATGGTTGTGGTatgtggagttgtggcttggtggttaggatgattggctaccaatccaagggtcctctCATATCATATGTCAGaatttttctaatgacaaattacaactccactcttAAAGTTTGTTTATGTTGagcatgtactgtatgtttgtcTTATGAATGTATTCgattatggttatccttggtaATTTGACTAAATATATAACACAAAAAATTGACATCCAAATGACATGGTCAACCTTTTAATGGTAAACCACGTTTTGCGTTTTTAACAAGGAAACACTAACCAACAGTCGCTTGTTTTGTTGAAAATCAGAATTTTGAGCTAACCATATTGAAACTTTACATGGACACTTATTGCTTTCACTGTTAAAATACTGATAAGAATGCCCACATGCCTAAACCTCATTGATAGAAGTGTGGCtttcaaaaatatataaaactttcACCAAGAAAAGGATACAGACATAAACAATAGCTAATCCCAAATGCGGAATGATGCCAAAATGTTCTCTCCTTTTCTTCTTTGGTTCGGTTGCCGTCCAAAATAAAGCATCCAGAATGTCTTGACCAAATGATGAAAACAAACGGTCAGCTACCTGCattcaaacaaataaattgttaattaaaaataaaccatAAACTTTTACAATAAAGTTTGACTGGACACACTAAGTCAGATGcaaaatggtgtttttttttaaaatttttcttACTGAGAATTGAAAAAACTATTATTTCCATGCTTTATCTATAACTGCAAATGCAACCAATAGTCtggtttgtggtacaccatgtTTTTCTGAAAGGGAATAAAGTCAAGAATGTCTTGACCATAATTCTTTTACTTTAGGAAGCCCAAGAGGCCTGGTGTATCACAGTTAAACCTTAAAGacgtattgtcctccaaaaacataaaaaatgaagattaattaaatcttATTTAAAGACTTTAAATagaccattttgcagttttaaagttaatcaattctgtataaaataaataatcaacaaaattaattatttcacttataaaaagacaaaaaaacaaacaaaaaaaaacattttttttttcagttgttgagggggacaatatatctttaaaggaaaggaacaaCCTAATATCTTACCtaactattataaaagtaaccctaccaacttaatattcagcacaatttatgtttaaatcggatttgtagttttctagtaaacaggattttaaagctgttttcaaGACATTTGATGGCAGCCTGTTTGTGACGTCAGATACGGCCGACGAAAATTTTAAGATTCGCGGTTGCATTTGGCACTTCTATTGGCTAAGCGAATCCGCTAATATGATTGGCTAATAACGCGACATGCGGTCATGCAGGACGGCGATGACACGGTATGAGCATGCGCTGGCTTGGTAAACAAACCTTCGATCGATCTTTTCTTCTGCAAGCCAATTCGTAAATCTTTCAGCTATTGTTAatctattgttacttttattgccTAGCTGTTTCAAACGGGATTTGGTAGGGGAATTAACTGGCAAACCTTCCAAACGAAGGCTGTTGGTTGACGATGCAGTGTCTACTTTATTTTCGTTTAACACAagttctaggcctagtaaggcaTACAGTACAGATACACTGGCCGAAAGTACACCATTCTTCGACGGCTTGTTATGCTCGTGAATGTTcttcttctcttcttttttCCTCATCAGCACGACGCAAAACTAACTCTCTTTCTGTATATTCTGGTTCCAGATTTTCTGAATTATAAAAACTCCAAGCCATATTCCGAAAATATTAGGTATGTTAggctatttaattgattttatttatggttatatcccgcacttccatattgaaatactgtactaagacGATGGACGCTTGGATTTGCTTGAATGCGTCCACCTAATCTGACGTCACATAATTGCTCTTAACCTGTCAAAATGGCGCTGTTCAATTTCCGATATGTTGTCGTTTAAAAgtctattttttaactaaattgcttactattgtaccttgaaccattgtaatcatgtttttattacatttatctataagcacagtggcacatttagcccagggtgttcctttcctttaaaaGAAGAAATCATTAATACCTCCAACATATTGTAGATGATATACAGTTTAATCATAGCCTGGCCTCTGACAATATGATATAACATCGAGATGTCTACAGAGTTAAGAATCCAGCTGCAGGCAATCAGTATAAAGCCTTTTAACAGGTCACACATTTGAGCTGGTTCAAGCCACCGGCCACCTCTaccaattaaatataaaataaatggttattcTTTTATTATATTGGGTGACCTCTCCAAACTTTgaataaagttttaattttttctttactACAGTGCCATTTTGGACGGGAGACTTCCAGAATTTTAGACCTGTCTCCCTGACTAATATTGTGCTCCAGGTTTTCAATATTTTCTCCTGGATTACAAAGATAACTGAATTTTGATGTATGCGTGAAGTTTTCTGCattaaattttaacaaaaaggCTTACACACAAGAAAATTTATAATAGCCATTGTACGACCATCTGCAGTCATaacttttctaattttttttctttttttcctcTGACATAGCGACCACACGATACCGCCTGTGACGTCACACACTGCATTCCTTACTTCTTGATAACATATATAATTACCAAAACCCTGAGAGatctaaataaaatgttcatatctccaAACAAAAAGTATATAGAAAGAATTCATGATGAAGAGGCAAGCACACACTCCACAACCTACCGTTGCATTTGACAGGGTCCAATAAATATCTTGAGGAGCGCCATGAACACTCGCATTGGTAggaatgtaaataaaaatagaaaggCATCCATGCAGAGGAAAAATCCATACCACATCATCTGTTAAAGAAatgaatactgtacaataaaaaacataaagctacactatcaaactagtttgacaaaaaagtccgatgtgtccaaatatggtagtgatatgcccaaatattatagtgatatgacatcctcCTGTCCATATATTAAAGCAGAAAATAAGAATACAATAAAGTCAAAAGCCACACACCTATGGAAAAAGGGAAATAATaaaagcatagagatattaaatATATCCATagtttaataatactgtatagtataacgcaattaataattaatacctTTTCAACTtctttttgaattttaaaaaatgtgtaaacacgCTCTCGCTTCTGTTCATACTTTGCCTCATCATGTTGTAGAAAATAACCTCTTGTTAATTCTGCATTTAGATACTTGAATAAAGAAAGAtctgaaaaataaacattatattaagTCTATCTTTTTGATGAAATACAGAGGGAGGTGTTTACTCGAGGGGGgagtt
Encoded here:
- the LOC140047017 gene encoding uncharacterized protein C6orf163 homolog; this encodes MNTKLQSNKALNPNYTGIPRRYEDTKPVQTQAFTHSSILDIGQSIHTRWERDAFSEREAAIRATEDSVWAEGERLKNAEIHKVQLRCGQEKEQALKDLQSQHEWDFKEEALRIEGEMQKMTIEQVRAERESGEEQLRKTVEKLKTECEEEKIKAVQCAREEEKNLAAKEAARVAIVVAKNTEKAAKEAANDNENALKDLDKKLTDEKTKAVSETQKIERQTAATEMQKLKQLHAKEIAKLEEKLSKEEKAHKSTDNELEQMTKEKDSWVKKYTGLKDSYQLFIDETKGFCPGQADFLLE
- the LOC140047014 gene encoding transmembrane anterior posterior transformation protein 1 homolog — its product is MQSDTSTLGKGDFITQKDGEESIEARPRCSGGRPTKEEGDTDGEAVGVDVVPPSPPETSKAEGVAKNVSNTRRESFTNNSDNNLSLFKYLNAELTRGYFLQHDEAKYEQKRERVYTFFKIQKEVEKMMWYGFFLCMDAFLFLFTFLPMRVFMALLKIFIGPCQMQRGGRWLEPAQMCDLLKGFILIACSWILNSVDISMLYHIVRGQAMIKLYIIYNMLEVADRLFSSFGQDILDALFWTATEPKKKRREHFGIIPHLGLAIVYVFLHAVLVLFQATTLNVAFNSHTKALLTIMMSNNFVELKGSVFKKFEKRNLYQMSCADIRERYHYLVLLSIVVLRNMTEFSWNPEHFKQLIPDIILVLAAEVLVDWVKHAFITKFNCISAEVYLEYRASLANDLVSSRKKTAYSDHTDLVSRRMGFIPLPIAALGIRIFTQSFKMSGFISVIIIILSYISITLLKILISIVLLGKGCQYVKDYKLDEPQTNKAHSTLNREASQSAPNLYPDPQSPGLVPSDSSISLTGSDLTFSSRDIKAPGGAKKVQHNKSLSDIDRYTLCSNQIV